Proteins encoded together in one Alkalihalobacillus sp. TS-13 window:
- the rsgA gene encoding ribosome small subunit-dependent GTPase A encodes MNLQQLGFYEERIEQAKEWTEKGYEPGRVALEHKGMYTLLTEHGEIRGSISGKMNFEAAQREDYPAVGDWVMCQIRQNDRAATIHSILPRTSKFSRKIAGLTTEEQIIATNIDTVFLVNALNKDFNVRRIERYLLMAWESGANPVIVLSKSDLCENVQERVNEVETVAFGLPVHIISSETGEGIDEITPYLTEGKTVALLGSSGAGKSTLVNRLYGEEIQKVKEIREGDDKGMHTTTHRELFLMPQGGLLIDTPGMRELQLWNTNDGLSESFRDVEILADTCKFRDCQHANEPGCAVKAAIDSGELPEERYASYKKLQRELAYLERKNDQKAKLEEKAKWKKITKSMRR; translated from the coding sequence TTGAATTTACAACAACTAGGTTTTTATGAAGAACGTATCGAACAAGCAAAGGAATGGACTGAAAAAGGATATGAACCCGGAAGAGTGGCCTTGGAACATAAAGGGATGTACACCTTGCTAACCGAGCATGGGGAAATCCGCGGCTCCATTTCAGGAAAGATGAATTTTGAAGCGGCTCAACGTGAAGATTACCCAGCAGTAGGAGATTGGGTCATGTGCCAGATCCGCCAAAATGATCGAGCAGCTACCATCCACTCGATCTTGCCGAGAACCAGTAAATTTTCTAGGAAGATTGCCGGACTTACGACAGAAGAACAGATCATCGCCACGAACATTGATACGGTGTTTTTAGTGAATGCGCTGAATAAAGACTTCAATGTACGGCGGATCGAGCGTTACCTGTTGATGGCGTGGGAAAGTGGAGCGAACCCGGTGATTGTCCTTAGTAAATCGGACCTGTGTGAAAATGTACAGGAACGGGTAAATGAAGTAGAAACCGTCGCTTTCGGATTACCAGTCCATATCATCAGTTCAGAAACGGGAGAGGGGATTGATGAAATCACACCTTATCTGACAGAAGGAAAAACTGTTGCACTGCTCGGCTCATCAGGTGCTGGAAAATCGACACTGGTGAACCGACTGTATGGAGAAGAAATCCAGAAGGTGAAGGAAATTCGTGAAGGCGACGATAAAGGAATGCATACGACAACGCACAGGGAACTGTTTCTCATGCCGCAGGGAGGATTATTGATTGATACGCCGGGTATGAGAGAGCTTCAATTGTGGAATACGAATGATGGGTTATCCGAAAGCTTCCGGGATGTCGAGATACTCGCTGATACTTGTAAGTTCAGGGATTGCCAGCACGCAAATGAGCCGGGATGCGCGGTGAAAGCTGCCATCGATTCCGGTGAACTGCCGGAAGAAAGATATGCATCCTATAAAAAATTGCAACGAGAGCTTGCTTATCTTGAGCGGAAAAATGATCAGAAAGCAAAGCTTGAAGAGAAGGCAAAATGGAAAAAGATAACGAAAAGCATGAGGAGGTAG
- a CDS encoding secondary thiamine-phosphate synthase enzyme YjbQ, with translation MEKDNEKHEEVAMLYKQSIETHSRDEMLDVSSTLKELIKKSGIANGVAYIYCAHTTAGITINENADPDVKHDMLMRLDEVYPWEHAKYKHAEGNSASHMKASTVGSSQMVIIEDGEPILGTWQGIYFCEFDGPRTRNYYVKIMED, from the coding sequence ATGGAAAAAGATAACGAAAAGCATGAGGAGGTAGCGATGCTCTACAAACAATCCATAGAAACACATAGCCGGGATGAAATGCTTGATGTGTCGTCCACTTTAAAAGAACTGATCAAAAAAAGCGGGATTGCGAATGGTGTGGCTTATATTTATTGCGCTCATACGACCGCAGGCATTACGATCAATGAAAATGCCGATCCTGATGTGAAGCACGATATGCTGATGAGATTGGATGAAGTCTATCCATGGGAACATGCAAAATACAAGCATGCGGAAGGAAATTCAGCATCCCATATGAAGGCGAGTACGGTAGGAAGCTCGCAAATGGTGATCATCGAGGATGGAGAGCCGATCCTCGGCACCTGGCAAGGCATCTATTTCTGCGAATTCGATGGACCGCGGACACGTAACTACTATGTAAAAATCATGGAA